In Sphaeramia orbicularis chromosome 5, fSphaOr1.1, whole genome shotgun sequence, a genomic segment contains:
- the LOC115419514 gene encoding uncharacterized protein LOC115419514, which produces MSLDLTKMTRVIVELSLVLILTVHGVLGSEMTINAAVGTSATVHCKWDEELMRCSCPYPYQGCADCKNLRPITTPLERNTNTSESYLTFTELQPSTSGLYTCSPINNTNRATRTYRINVIKDRDPTVVIGTLGNATNLTCGSGVDLVAASEPKWCRSDTSAVCENTIMRSNEIRGDFKVHSTENSFILENRRLTHDAAGLYKCTLDFPDQNQTLDYVVNLTVIDSPTPLKIHEVQARPKGGQPFEITCPYPQKWKFDFSKSWRCDNADCPKTVKIFEKLRILNVYRHSVMIAHPTVVDFSYDRVQEKEVYPTLSST; this is translated from the exons ATGAGCCTGGATTTGACCAAAATGACCCGGGTCATTGTTGAGCTGAGTCTGGTCCTGATCCTCACGGTCCACG gtGTCCTGGGGTCAGAGATGACCATCAATGCAGCTGTTGGAACTTCAGCCACGGTTCATTGTAAATGGGACGAGGAGCTGATGCGATGCAGTTGCCCCTACCCTTATCAGGGCTGCGCAGACTGCAAAAACCTCCGACCCATCACTACCCCACTAGAAAGAAATACAAACACTTCAGAATCATATCTGACCTTTACTGAACTCCAGCCATCCACCTCAGGACTGTATACCTGCTCTCCCATAAACAATACCAACAGAGCTACGAGGACGTACAGGATTAATGTAATCAAAG ATCGAGACCCAACTGTTGTGATTGGGACTTTGGGAAATGCCACTAATTTAACCTGTGGTTCTGGAGTGGACCTCGTTGCTGCTTCAGAACCAAAGTGGTGTCGCTCGGACACGTCAGCAGTTTGTGAAAACACCATCATGCGTTCAAATGAAATCAGAGGGGACTTTAAAGTCCACAGCACCGAGAACTCATTCATCCTGGAGAATCGACGCCTGACACATGATGCCGCAGGATTGTACAAATGCACCCTGGACTTTCCAGAtcagaaccagaccctggactATGTGGTAAACTTAACGGTAATAGACAGTCCCACACCACTGAAGATCCATGAGGTTCAGGCCAGGCCCAAAGGAGGCCAGCCATTTGAGATCACATGTCCATATCCCCAGAAGTGGAAGTTCGACTTCTCAAAGTCCTGGAGATGTGACAATGCAGATTGTCCCAAAACAGTCAAGA TCTTTGAGAAGCTCAGAATACTCAACGTCTATCGACACTCGGTGATGATTGCTCATCCCACTGTGGTGGATTTCTCCTATGACAGGGTCCAGGAGAAGGAGGTCTATCCTACACTGTCCTCCACATGA